One region of Scomber scombrus chromosome 10, fScoSco1.1, whole genome shotgun sequence genomic DNA includes:
- the mipa gene encoding major intrinsic protein of lens fiber a, which translates to MWEFRSMSFWRAVFAEFYGTMFFVFFGLGAALRGTTAPHNVLHVAFCFGLAAATLIQSIGHISGGHINPAVTFAYLIGSQMSLFRAFFYIMAQCLGALAGAAVLYGVTPGNMRGNLALNTLQPGISLGMATTMEVFLTLQLVVCIFAVTDERRNGRLGSAALAIGFSVLMGHLLGMYYTGAGMNPARSFAPAVLVRNFVNHWVYWVGPMIGGAMGALLYDFMLFPRMRGLSERLATLKGTRPPEAEGQQETRGEPIELKTQAL; encoded by the exons ATGTGGGAGTTCCGGTCCATGTCCTTCTGGCGGGCAGTGTTCGCCGAGTTCTACGGCACCATGTTCTTTGTATTCTTTGGGTTGGGGGCAGCCCTCCGCGGGACCACTGCGCCCCATAATGTTCTGCATGTTGCCTTTTGCTTTGGGCTGGCGGCTGCCACCCTCATCCAGTCCATTGGCCATATCAGTGGAGGACACATCAACCCAGCTGTTACCTTTGCCTACCTGATTGGCTCCCAGATGTCCCTGTTCCGTGCTTTCTTCTACATCATGGCCCAGTGTCTTGGCGCACTGGCTGGTGCTGCCGTGCTCTACGGGGTCACACCTGGCAACATGAGGGGAAACCTGGCACTCAACACA CTGCAGCCTGGTATCAGCCTGGGCATGGCCACCACCATGGAGGTCTTCCTCACCCTCCAGCTTGTCGTCTGCATCTTTGCTGTGACAGATGAGAGGCGCAATGGACGCCTGGGATCCGCTGCCCTGGCCATTGGTTTCTCCGTGCTCATGGGGCATCTTCTTGGG ATGTACTACACTGGAGCAGGAATGAACCCTGCAAGGTCCTTCGCCCCAGCTGTCCTGGTCAGGAATTTCGTCAACCACTGG GTGTACTGGGTGGGACCCATGATTGGTGGTGCCATGGGTGCTCTGCTGTATGACTTCATGCTCTTCCCCCGCATGCGTGGCCTCTCCGAGAGGCTTGCCACATTGAAGGGCACCCGGCCCCCAGAGGCTGAGGGCCAGCAGGAGACCAGGGGAGAGCCCATCGAGCTCAAGACACAGGCCCTATAA
- the ptges3a gene encoding prostaglandin E synthase 3: MQPAAAKWYDRRDSVFVEFCVEDSKDVHVKFDKSKFDFSCLSGTDNVKHQNTVELFGEIDPKDSKYRRTDRSVLCCLRKVEAGKSWPRITKEKTKCNWLSVDFNNWKDWEDDSDEDLSSFDKFSEMMNSMGGDDLPDLDGAEDEHESADSDDDKMPDLE, encoded by the exons AT GCAGCCTGCAGCAGCTAAGTGGTATGACAGACGGGACTCTGTTTTTGTAGAGTTCTGTGTGGAGGATAGTAAAGATGTGCACGTAAAGTTTGACAAATCCAAATTTGATTTCAG CTGTCTCAGTGGAACAGATAATGTTAAACACCAGAATACAGTGGAACTTTTCGGGGAGATTGACCCTAAA gATTCCAAATACAGACGCACAGACAggtctgtgttgtgttgtttacGAAAAGTAGAGGCTGGGAAATCATGGCCAAGAATCaccaaagaaaagacaaag TGCAACTGGCTGAGTGTGGATTTCAATAATTGGAAAGACTGGGAAGATGACTCTGATGAGGACTTGTCAAGTTTTGACAAATTCTCAGAG ATGATGAACAGCATGGGAGGGGATGATCTACCTGATTTAGATGGTGCAGAAGATgag catGAATCTGCAGACAGCGATGATGATA AAATGCCCGACCTTGAGTAG
- the dtx3 gene encoding probable E3 ubiquitin-protein ligase DTX3 — MGSQVSSDEMSVRAGQGSDEVLVSQAVWDYLAAAGRPWLIDFQHKQGMSAGIIRRGERGGCCAVRLQPVEGSRNAGAGVMDGSISSETRKAFIDLCRCARKEMSRQEGGPKRKRALLPCVGVLEPNGEGNLLQPPPPQPRRSQRQQQRFRKPADEEACAVLHETAQRKDIDSSMASHSEAEDNNTCSICMGDIVEKTTLERCGHSFCRSCLDQAFKVKKSCPVCRLVYGQLIGNQPANGTMIVERDPDLELPGHEGYGCICIIYSFPPGLQAPEHPNPGVRYPGTDRVAYLPDSPEGNRVLGLLRRSFEQRLIFTVGTSMTTGMQNVITWNDIHHKTSIWGGPRCFGYPDPTYLVRVTEELREKGITVD, encoded by the exons ATGGGATCACAAG TTTCCTCTGATGAGATGAGTGTGCGTGCTGGCCAGGGCAGTGATGAGGTGCTGGTTTCACAGGCGGTGTGGGATTACCTGGCTGCAGCTGGGAGGCCCTGGCTCATTGACTTCCAGCACAAGCAGGGCATGAGTGCTGGTATCATTAGgcgaggggagagggggggctGCTGCGCTGTGAGGTTGCAGCCGGTGGAAGGCTCCAGGAACGCAGGAGCTGGTGTAATGGATGGATCCATCTCCAGCGAGACACGAAAAGCCTTCATTGACTTATGCCGCTGTGCCCGCAAAGAAATGAGCAGACAGGAGGGGGGACCTAAGAGGAAGAGGGCTCTGCTGCCCTGTGTCGGAGTCCTGGAGCCGAATGGAGAGGGGAACCTGCTTCAGCCGCCACCTCCCCAGCCACGGCGCTCCCAGAGACAACAGCAGAGATTCAGGAAGCCTGCTGATGAGGAGGCCTGTGCCGTGCTCCACGAGACAGCTCAGAGGAAGGACATAGACTCCAGCATGGCTTCCCACAGCGAGGCAGAGGACAACAATACTTGTTCAATCTGCATGGGTGACATAGTGGAGAAGACCACCCTTGAGAGGTGTGGCCACTCGTTTTGTCGCTCTTGCCTGGATCAAGCCTTTAAGGTGAAGAAATCGTGTCCTGTGTGTCGGTTAGTGTACGGCCAGTTGATTGGGAACCAGCCTGCCAATGGCACTATGATCGTAGAGAGAGATCCTGATCTGGAGCTTCCTGGGCATGAAGGCTATGGATGTATCTGCATCATCTACAGCTTCCCTCCTGGCTTACAAGCA CCAGAACACCCAAACCCAGGCGTTCGCTACCCAGGAACCGACCGTGTGGCCTACCTCCCTGACAGCCCTGAGGGGAACCGTGTGCTGGGCCTGCTGCGCCGGTCCTTTGAACAGCGCCTTATCTTCACCGTTGGTACCTCCATGACTACAGGCATGCAAAATGTCATTACTTGGAATGACATTCACCACAAGACCTCAATATGGGGCGGGCCCCGCTG TTTTGGCTACCCAGACCCAACTTACCTGGTGCGAGTGACAGAGGAGCTCAGAGAGAAAGGCATCACAGTGGACTGA
- the LOC133987646 gene encoding probable E3 ubiquitin-protein ligase DTX3 produces the protein MMETEPNTHSVVPNSTEDCPVCLDTIREKKTLKCLHSFCSDCIDSVFKLKPACPICNTYHGVYTGTQPQGTMTVTHSWQGLPGFEHCGSITILYSFQAGIQGPEHPNPGVRYSSTSRTAYLPACEEGEKVLKLLRKAFDRRLTFTIGRSATTGLNNVITWNDIHHKTSMGGGPQCFGYPDPEYLFRVQEELRLKGVTEDD, from the exons ATGATGGAAACCGAACCAAACACACATTCTGTGGTCCCCAACAGTACGGAGGACTGCCCCGTTTGCTTGGACACAATTCGGGAGAAGAAAACATTAAAGTGCCTTCACTCTTTTTGCTCTGACTGTATCGACTCGGTTTTCAAGTTAAAGCCCGCTTGTCCGATATGCAACACCTACCACGGAGTGTACACGGGCACGCAGCCGCAGGGCACCATGACGGTGACGCACAGCTGGCAGGGTCTGCCTGGCTTTGAGCACTGCGGCTCCATCACTATACTCTACAGTTTCCAAGCGGGGATACAAGGG CCTGAGCACCCTAACCCTGGTGTGAGATACAGCAGCACCTCCCGTACTGCCTACCTGCCAGCctgtgaggagggagagaaagtccTGAAGCTGCTGAGGAAAGCCTTTGACAGGAGACTCACCTTCACCATTGGACGATCTGCCACCACAGGCCTcaacaatgtcatcacctggaaTGACATTCACCACAAGACCAGCATGGGAGGTGGTCCACAATG TTTTGGATACCCAGATCCAGAATACTTGTTCAGGGTCCAAGAGGAGCTTCGTCTTAAAGGAGTGACAGAGGATGATTGA